A window from Schistosoma haematobium chromosome 1, whole genome shotgun sequence encodes these proteins:
- the GTF3A_1 gene encoding Transcription factor IIIA (EggNog:ENOG4113ID3~COG:K) — MKFLNKTIYIIYFTLIHYSSERKHVCDKCDRAFPTASKLRRHSSKHHGYTCKLCFEQLSENPENDESVALKPIHFESFACLRRHIAEAHPKTPLQCPSCNMRFTRPAALAEHKSTHTPGGPSVRRRFICPLCSPDVTGDKDNSNSQEKDCLVAFTAKRNLDAHMRLVHANLKFPCTWRGCPVLLSTKQKLNEHMERHRLGKSVAFKSRNRRNSRNDSSRRFNDNKNLSMNNNEDYWETASQNSIIALLSDVIDCSANQIY, encoded by the exons ATGAAGTTTCTtaataaaactatatatatcATCTATTTTACATTAATACATTATTCAAGCGAACGGAAGCATGTATGTGACAAATGCGATCGAGCGTTTCCTACGGCATCTAAGCTTAGACGTCATTCATCAAAACATCATGGTTACACATGTAAGCTGTGCTTTGAACAACTATCTGAAAACCCTGAAAACGATGAATCAGTTGCTCTCAAACCCATTCATTTTGAAAGTTTTGCGTGTTTGAGACGCCATATTGCTGAAGCTCACCCCAAAACAC CTTTGCAATGTCCTTCTTGTAATATGCGTTTTACAAGACCTGCTGCACTAGCAGAACACAAATCTACACATACCCCTGGTGGACCGTCTGTAAGACGACGTTTTATTTGTCCTTTATGCTCACCTGATGTTACTGGTGATAAAGATAATTCCAACTCACAAGAAAAAGATTGTCTTGTTGCATTTACAGCCAAAAGAAATTTAGATGCTCATATGCGTTTAGTGCATGCTAACCTTAAGTTTCCATGTACATGGCGTGGATGTCCTGTTCTTTTGTCTACCAAA CAAAAACTGAATGAACATATGGAACGTCATCGACTAGGCAAGTCAGTTGCTTTCAAAAGCCGAAATAGACGTAATTCACGTAATGATTCAAGTAGAagatttaatgataataaaaacttatcaatgaataataatgaagattATTGGGAAACAGCTAGTCAAAATAGCATTATAGCACTGTTAAGTGATGTAATTGATTGTTCAGctaatcaaatttattaa
- the GTF3A_1 gene encoding Transcription factor IIIA, variant 2 (EggNog:ENOG4113ID3~COG:K) gives MTRICCTFCDMYFGKPSRLEAHLRIHTGERPYVCICGKTYTRKQHLTRHASKCPKTIPENNLSNQKEPVRVEKTYSCSQCSAGPFQKKKMVSAHMAIVHGERKHVCDKCDRAFPTASKLRRHSSKHHGYTCKLCFEQLSENPENDESVALKPIHFESFACLRRHIAEAHPKTPLQCPSCNMRFTRPAALAEHKSTHTPGGPSVRRRFICPLCSPDVTGDKDNSNSQEKDCLVAFTAKRNLDAHMRLVHANLKFPCTWRGCPVLLSTKQKLNEHMERHRLGKSVAFKSRNRRNSRNDSSRRFNDNKNLSMNNNEDYWETASQNSIIALLSDVIDCSANQIY, from the exons ATGACGCGCATTTGTTGTACATTTTGTGATATGTACTTCGGAAAACCATCTCGACTTGAGGCACATCTGAGAATCCACACTGGAGAG CGTCcatatgtgtgtatttgtggtaAAACCTATACACGGAAACAACATTTAACTCGTCACGCTTCAAAATGTCCCAAAACTATTCCAGAAAACAACTTATCTAATCAAAAGGAGCCAGTAAGAGTCGAAAAAACCTATTCGTGTTCACAATGTTCTGCTGGAccttttcaaaaaaagaaaatggtATCGGCTCATATGGCTATAGTTCATGG CGAACGGAAGCATGTATGTGACAAATGCGATCGAGCGTTTCCTACGGCATCTAAGCTTAGACGTCATTCATCAAAACATCATGGTTACACATGTAAGCTGTGCTTTGAACAACTATCTGAAAACCCTGAAAACGATGAATCAGTTGCTCTCAAACCCATTCATTTTGAAAGTTTTGCGTGTTTGAGACGCCATATTGCTGAAGCTCACCCCAAAACAC CTTTGCAATGTCCTTCTTGTAATATGCGTTTTACAAGACCTGCTGCACTAGCAGAACACAAATCTACACATACCCCTGGTGGACCGTCTGTAAGACGACGTTTTATTTGTCCTTTATGCTCACCTGATGTTACTGGTGATAAAGATAATTCCAACTCACAAGAAAAAGATTGTCTTGTTGCATTTACAGCCAAAAGAAATTTAGATGCTCATATGCGTTTAGTGCATGCTAACCTTAAGTTTCCATGTACATGGCGTGGATGTCCTGTTCTTTTGTCTACCAAA CAAAAACTGAATGAACATATGGAACGTCATCGACTAGGCAAGTCAGTTGCTTTCAAAAGCCGAAATAGACGTAATTCACGTAATGATTCAAGTAGAagatttaatgataataaaaacttatcaatgaataataatgaagattATTGGGAAACAGCTAGTCAAAATAGCATTATAGCACTGTTAAGTGATGTAATTGATTGTTCAGctaatcaaatttattaa